Within the Bos indicus x Bos taurus breed Angus x Brahman F1 hybrid chromosome 17, Bos_hybrid_MaternalHap_v2.0, whole genome shotgun sequence genome, the region GTGGACAGCATCAGCAGAGAGAAAGGGCCCCTGTGAGAGGACCTCCAGGCCAGGAGATAGGCTGTCCACACTGTGGTCTATAAGAAAAGGTCTGGAGGGCATTTCCTGCCTCCTGTTCCATCCTCTGTGGCTTCCTTACCTCCTAGAGTCCTGCTTGTCTTCTATGattagaagagaagaaaacaaaaaacaaaaaacagatgaaTGCCTGTCTGAAGCTTGCCTGCATGGTTGATATTCATGGATAGAACTGAAATGCAGGAGCACGTGCCCTTCCAAATGTCCTCAGACTCTTACAGGTGTTACTTCTGCACTGGAGCAACTGCTGTCCAAAGCCTTCTCCCTAGATCCAGACccacacagagaacaaacagacGCACAAACCTGGTGCGTCCTCCAGCCCATACACCCTCAGAGGCCGGATGATTTTTATCCCTGGGGTATCCATGGGAACCAAGAACATGGACTGCTGCTGGTGGCGTGGGGCATGTGGGTCTGTTTTTCCCATAAACACGCAGAGCTGGCAGCGAGGATCCAGGATGCCTgccaggaaaggagagagacagacccCCATCATCTGACACCACGGCCATCAGCTCCCCTTAAACACTCAGTCCTGGCCCAGAGAAGCTGAAGTCATCGAGCAGATGGGGCCCTTTAAGATGTCACGTGATCAGATGAGGACATGCAGCCTTTTGACCAGCAATAAGAGCAACTGGTTTCTGTCCCAGTGAGGAAGGAATCCAACATCCTAagaacagttttttttgtttttttttgttttttttttaaagcacaacgTCAGATTGAAAATACAATTTGAAGACAAGAGTCTGAAAACTGCTACTTTATCAGTGGCAGCCTGTTCTGCTTTGTTCCCACAGGAGGTGGAAACATGCTGGCTTTGGGCACAGGCTTCAGAGTCAGGCCAGCCTTGAACTCTGGGTGGTTCTCTACTTGCCAATAGGGGGGCTAGTACCTTGGGCAGTGACTCAAGTCACTTCTCCATcctggtttccttctctgtgaagtgGGGATAATACCACAGACCTTCTGGGGAAGGGTGGAGACTCGGTGAGGGGAGGTCCCCACAGCATGTACCGAGGGCCCTGGAGAGTTAAAGCCTAGTGAACGACAGGATTATCACCAGCCCTTCTGCTGTAGCACAGCTGACCTCACAAGAGGGGGACACCATTGAGGAAGTGACTCTAAAGGGAGACGCCCACAGCAGAATGAAGAGAGTGGGGAGTGGAGGAGAGATTCCTGGAACTGTCACATGGGGGGTCACCTCGGGTCCAGGTAGAACCTTTGGTTCTCTCAGGGTTTGCTGCCTCTTCTGGGAACAGAGACAGAATCTCCTTTGTGTTAACTGGAAGTGAAGCTAGTTCCTCCCACAGTTTCTCAGACAACAGCAGGGCAGAGAAGACATGCTTATCAGGGAAGACCCACATAAATGTGattgaaaaatgaatttcaggCCAAATACCTGTGATCCACCACTTGTGACCGTTGATGACATAGAAGCCATCTTCCTCTCGGATGGAAGACTCAATGTTGGTGGCATCTGAGGAGGCGACCTGAGTGAGAGCACATTCTGATTAGAGCTGGCAAGGGTCCCAAGGTCCCTgatggcagagcctgatggggCTGGGTGAGGGTCTGGCCTGATGAGGAGCGCCTGTGGGTGACCCAAGGTAGGCACCTGGGGCTCAGTCATAGCGAAACAGGAGCGAGCCTTTCCCTCCAGCAATGGAATCAACCAGCGGGCCTTCTGCTCCTCGGTGCCGTATCGAACCAGAAGTTCCATGTTCCCCGTGTCTGGAGCAGAACAGTTAAAGatctggaaaggagaaaaagcacaAAGGCCTTATCATATTCAAAACTTCAGATTCCCCAGAAACATGGATCGGGGCTCCTTCCAAGATACACGCCCTCTGACACCCTTATGAAattccttcctctccccaaaGATGTAGAGACCCAGGACATTGTGAGTACAGCAGCTCAGAGTACCCAAGCTCAACCACAGAGCTTGttgggagagaaagaggagagtagagCTGGGGAACTGAGGCTCCACGGAAGCCAGCCAGGCTGTACTCACTCGAGAAGATGTCCATCCCCTGCTCCTTTCCTGCTCTGGCTCCAGCTACCTGCCTGCAGTATCTTCAACTCATAAGAAGTCTGAGTTTGCGTCAGAGCTCCTGAGTCCAGTGCCACTGCTGGGAACCCCGTCAGCCCAGGAGGATGGCTGAACTCTCTGGAGGACAAGGATTTCCTCCCATGCTGAGGAAGATGGTAAAGAAGGTACCTCAGGAGCATACAGAGACGTGCCCATGACCTCACACAAATGTGCGTACTCCACGTTGGTCAGCCCAGCTCCGTATTTCTTCTCAGGATCAGTCTCCAGGGGTAGGAAAAGGTTCCAAAGTCCTTCAGCCTTGGCTTTCTCCtgtcacagcaaaaaaaaaaatcagggatcCACATAGGGTGGTTGTCATACTATCTTGGCCCATGGAAAATAATGAGTAAGTCCAAACTACCAGGCTGGATACAACTCCACAGATATGTGGGAGGAGAATAGGAAGAGTGTGGGGACAGCCCATTCCTAACAGGGACGGTGGCAATCAGTTCACTTCGTCTGTACCCCAGTGCCCCACCTACCCAACCCCCTCACTGTTAGCATCATTACTGTCATCACGATGCAGCATAAAACTCGCTCCATAACACAGAGAATGAAGGGTCGTTCAGTGAGCCTGCAGGGAACCGGCCAGGACATCTGGCAGCAGCCTCAGCTGCTCTGATGAGGTGCCCAAGGAGATCCCCTGATCGAGCTTTCTTCACGAGGCACAACTTTGTTCCTGGGGAAGTAAACCTGGGTTTCTGAATGTAGCTCCTGACAGGGAAACCAGGAAGTCTAGCCTGGGGGTCAGGAACCCAGGCCCTGAATCAGACTTCCTGCTTCAGGCCCTGCCCCACCACACCTGTTGGGAGACCTTAGGCAAGATGGTGTGCTCCCTgtgccagtttcctcatctgttgtaTTGGGACGGTCACCACTCACCCTACcagtcacagctactgagcaaGAGTAGGAATGGAggtgactgactgactggaaaaagCGTTTCCAAGTGGGAAAGTTATCAGGAGCTCAGATTAGAGAAGGAGGCTCAGAAATGGACAGGAACCAAGGGAGTGTAAAGAATGGCAGCAGGACAGACGTTCTGTAGTCCAGCTGTACAGTGAGTGAGTGCCAGCTATTTTCCCTCTCGAAAACATTTCACTCTTTCAGTTCCAGGTAGTGACAGAATATAGTGTGCCAGAAGCTGGAGCTGCACTAAATATTAGTGATGATGGAAATTCTTCCCACCGGGAGAGCACCACCTGGCTGAGCTTCCTATCACACTGGGACTGCTCTCTAGGACACATACGACCAGAATCAGCACATATACTTGTTTCATGGCTGTGTTAAGCTAATTAGCTGAGACTGCAGTGACCAAGGAGAAGAAGGACAGATTACTTGGAACAAATGAagcaggaaaggaagggagaataGGAAGGGAAGCAAGGGAGTTCTGAGAAGAGGAAGAATAAGGAAATGAATCATCTTGTGGGAGGGAAAAACACATAGATTTGAGCCCAGAAGATCTGGATTGAGTCCAGGTGCTATTATTTCTAGCTGTGtccctggcaaacttgattccttATCTTTAAATCGAGGTTCATGATGCTTACCTCACAGGATTTGTGAGATGCAGTGTAAATGCCAAACATTCTTATTTATTGGTAGTCACGACACTGAATAAAACTCATGAGCCATAATTTCACCACTTTCCCCTAAAATCTTAGTTGTCATGATTCCCACTCAGGTATGACCACATGCAGAATGTTCTCTAAAGCAGATTTTTCATATGCATTCATTTTCGAGTCTAAAAGTGTTCACAGCATGAGTGTCTGCTTTTCCAACACTTCCGTGCATGAGACGGGTACATCTAATGGGTGAGGATTAAGTGTGCAGGTCAGCAGGTGGGGGATACGACATTTCACAAGGTAACAATGGGAGCATAGAACGGCAAGCAGCTTTCTGATATACATTTGGCAGTATTTGTCAAAACTTAAAATGGTCTCATTCAGgaattccccggcagtccagtgggtaGGATTCACTCAcactgcaggggcccaggttcgatccctattcagggaactaagattccaaaaGTCACGTGGTGCAGTTCAACAAAACCAACCATCCAAACCCAAAGCAAACAACAACTAAAAATGTTATCCTTGGACCAGAATTTTTACTTCAAAGAATtcatgtagggacttccctggtaccagaggctaagaatctgccttccagtgtaggggacacaggttcaatccctggtgggggaactaagatcccatgtgctgtgtggCAACAAAGCCAGcaggctgcaactagagaagcctgagcactctaAGGTCCGTGTACTCTAGAgaccgtgggccacaactactgagactatGCGCTGCAACAAGAGGGAAAAAACGTCTAtgtgcaccacagctggagaCAGTCTGTGCACCATaaagaagacccagagcaacAAATACTCTTTTCTTAAACTGACACTGTAGAAACAGTAAGTGAACACAGAAGTATGTAACAGCATTCGATACCCTTTGCTTGCACAGGATCCAAGCCCCTTCTTATTCTGGAGTGCTCTCTCACTGTAGACATTTCAGTGGCATGAAGATGTGAGCATGGGACCTACATGTGACTGGCTGAAAATTCCCACCTCAATCTTGGAGTCCTGAGAAAGCATCCGGACACTGCCCTAGTGACAGTCATGGCCAGGCTCCCCACAGCCGGCCTTCCCTTGGCTTCTACTGTCTCCTTCAGCTGGCTCttcagcctctctgtccatgttAGCAACCAGCTGCTCACTCTGCTGCTTCAGTGACCTGGAGTGACCTAGACCGAAATCCCCACAGTGTCACTCAGGCAGGGGCAGGGTAGATAAATTACGGTGCATCCCCGATGTGGTCCCAGTGCCTGGGTTCATCTCCAAGCACTGACATGGGATACATCattaaataacataaaacaaCTGGAAGTTTCAAGTGCATAACACATTTTCATTACAACAGGAATGataataatatgtattattatgTACCAGAAGAAAGGAGCCGGGAGCCTATAAATCAAATTGTTGACAGTCATTATCTCAGAGGCCCAAGAATTTTAGAGAATTCTTTCCAGGTCATGAACTCTTTCTACTCTTGCCATGTTTGAACTCTGGTTACCTTGCAATAGGTTTATAACTATGAACAAAATTCAATGCCGTTTCTTTTTAATGTAGGTGATGGTTGCATCATAGGCAGAATATGTGCTCCTGAAGACCTCAGATAACTTAAGAACTAACACAAGCCAAGACCAATCCTGAAAAAGAACAGCAGGTATTTCCATTATACACTAAACTGATGTCACTGTATGTCAGGAGCATAAACGTAGTTTACAGTTGATGTGACGCTTTAGGTTTGATGTTATGGGTTCTTTAAAGAGAGCGTCATTTAATTGATGCAATTTATATCAGTCTCAAATTTACATGATTCAGACATGCATAAAATGAGTCCACGATCCTCAGGATTATAAGCCACAGACTCGGCATTCCTCTGCCTGGGCTGAGTATCAGGCCGGGACGTGGTCACACAGAAAGAGCAATGAAGTGAAACTGAGCTGGCTCTTTCTAGTGGTGGTGGCAGCAGAGACCATTGAACTCAACTCTTCCATCTCTTAACTGCCTGAGAAGGAACAGATATGGCCAGTGGACGATCTGAGGTTGGGCTGTGCTAATGAAAGGCTGCTTTACCTTGAGATCTTCGACCAGCGGGGAGGGGGTCCACCTCTCAGCTGAGACCTGGTGACGCTGTAGCTCCAGCTCAGCAGGGTACACATGTCGTTCCATAAACTCCTTCAGCCGCTGATATAGCTCCCTGACTCAGGGGGGAAGGCCTTCTGGAGAGAAGATCAGAGCTCCCTTTGAGGCATGAGCTGGAGAAGAGTCTGTGGAGGTGACATAGCTCCTCATGCCTGGGGTGCTCAGCAGGGACTGTGGCCTGGACCATGAGTGGTGGGACCCCATTAATGGTTTGGTGGCCAGCATCTCCTTGAAAACCTGGAACCCCTCTTtgattggaaaatcccatgccaGGTTACACATAAATTCAGTCAGCTTTCCAGTTTGTTTCACAGTCGCCGAGCTTGCTTGCCCTAAgcagaagcaaagaaaaccaGTGAGAACCACCCCCCCAAACAACCCTTAAGAGTAGTAATGTATAACAGTATTGTTGTTCCATTAGTAGCTACTACCACTGCTGAGCACTTGACATGTATCAGACTTGGTGCTAAGTGCCTGACATGCGTTATTATAGCTCACTGAATTCCTGGAGCTACACACGAGTGTTTTAATCCCCAATTTACAGACAAGGATCCGGGTCATATGGAGGAGATGGGTCCAAGCTTACATTCCATGGGCTGGGAGCCAGAAGTTGGACTCAGTTGGCCTGCTTCCTGCTCTTTATCTCTTTTCCTAAATAAACTAATCAGGAATTCCCCAAAGCACTTCTGCTGTCATATTGGGCTATAGGGAGCCCTGCCATGATGTTGCTAACAGTGTCACAGGGGATTGGATTAATGGCTAGTTTCTGGGCACCATTTTGTCTAGATCAACACATTTATCATCATCACATAACTCACTCTAGAcatgatctgttttctttttttttaatctttaaaaaatatatatttatttatttggctgtcccaggtcttagttgtagcatggaGGATTTTCCATCTTTGGTGTGGCAAGGTGGATCTTTTACCATGGAATGTGGGATTTGTAGTTGTCGcatgtgaactctcagttgcCATACACGGGATCTGGTTTCCTAACCAGTGATGGAACAAGGACCCCCTTCACTGGGAGAGTGCGGTCTtggacactggaccaccagggaattcccatgctctgttttctttatttaacaCATGCATCAagcctttttaaaatgatttttgaaaaaaaccTAAGGTATAGTGGACATACATCCTCTTTGTAAAGTATACAATTCTGTGAGTTTAGTCAGGCAGCCACCACTGCCCTCAAGAAATGgtatatttatttctatcatcCCCAAAGTTACATGGTGTCCCTTTGTAATCaaatctttctcctttcctctggggGACAACACAGATCTACTCCTGTAGTTTATCTTTTCTTGAATGCCACATAAATACATACTTTCTACTCTAGAGTTGCCTGGTTCATAGTCAGGCTGTTCAGTTGATTTAACCTCTAAGCTGCCACTGGTGCATCAGCACTATTAGTGTACTGACACCTATGTTCCCTGTGAAGGCCATATGAAGTCCATATTACAACGTGCCAAACACAGCACTGGCACAGAACGCTTCTCAATGAATTGTGGCTGTTATTACTGTGACTGTCATTGTTGTCGAATGACAATTACTATCACTATTAATAAACAACATATCAGGTCCATGGCTCTAAGCCAAGCCCTCACCCCTCATCTAGAGAAAAATGTTCCCCAGAAGCTTGAAGTCAAGGATAGAGAGACTGGTCTCCTTCTCTGGAGTGAACTGCATACTCAGAGTACTCAGTCACCTGTCCTTTGGAGAATCCAGcagggctgtttttttttttttatttttttattgtaacGAGTAATCTTTTAAGAACCACtttacttatttgtttgtttatggctgtgctgggtcttcgttgctctgtgtgggctttctctacttgtggcaagcagggactgctctttgttgcagtgccggggcttctcattgcaatggctacTCATTGCAGACCTTGGGCTCCAGGCACTCGGGCTTAGTAGCTGAggttcttgggctctagagcacaggctcagtagctgtggcacatgcgctcagttgctccgaggcacataggatcttcctggacagggatcaaacctgtggcccctgcatttgcaggtggattcttaaccactggaccaccagggaagtccctatgaaAGGTTTTAACTCAAAGTAAAATCAAGCCTTTAGAACTAGAGTTCAATTTTGGGAATTACAAGAAGTCCATAGTAGTAAATGAAACCATAAGGTAATAATCAAGACAAATCATAAGACAACTGACTTGGtccctttaaaaattcattaaaaaaaaaaagagggggtacTGTTCTAGGTTCCTTGATCAGATcctgacttaaaaaaacaaaccaaaaacaaacccaCCTCACTTATAAAAGATATAAGGAGGGAAATGAGGAAATCTGAATATGGACTGGGTCTTAGATATTGGGGAAAACGATGAGTTTTCttgggtgtgaaatggtactgTGAAATGTTCTTATTATTAGGAAGGCATAATGAAGCACTTAAAAGTCAAGTGTCAGGGTCTGTACCACTTTGTTAATCATGCAAATAGATAgatgcagaaagagaaagataaacagacATGGCAAAAGTTAATCATTGTTAAAATCAGTCACGGGCATACAGTTATTCACAGCACTATTGAAtgtttctgtaagtttgaaaatTATCCTAAGAAATCAAATACTAAAGAAACCAGGAGCTGAACCTTTGTGGAAAGGGCCCCTCAGGTTAATATCCTACGTGGATTTAGGatgtccccccgccccccatgcaCACACCACCCCAGCGCTGTGCGCACTCCCTTCTCGTGGGAAGCAGGTGCAGCTGTCCCTGTGTCTCTGCTGTTGGCCACTGGTCCTGAGCAAGCCTGCCAAGCACTAATGCCCTTCCTCCCCAAAGCAGCCTGCCTTCTGGGATGAGAAAAGGGAATTATGCTCTCTGCAGGTCCTTGGTGGAAAGGTTCTTTGTGATAACTAGATTGGACCTAAAGCATCTTTGTCAAAAGTCCCCTTGATTAGATCATTTCGTGTacctaaaaaaatttaaatgtgttcTCTTGAACAAATGATACATTCACATGCCTTGAAATTACAGTGACAAAAGGGGGTGCGGGAAAGGCTCTCCCACCCCTTTGCTCAGCCACTCAGCTCATTTCCCTAAAGGCAACCAACATGACCAGTCTTAGGTGTcctttcagagatttttttcacttcagcaaacaaacatttatatttattcaaattttaagTATACTCATTTTACACAGATGGCAGATTAGCTATATATAGCCAATGCCCTGCCCAGCAGCTGGGCTCCTGACGTAACTCTAGAAATTGCAGGATTCTTGAAAAGGAAGATCTCATGCCCCTTTAGCTGGATCAGTGAATGTGAAATCTGAGGAAGCTGCTTTATGCTGTCAGGCTGAAAACACAGCCTGGGAGGCTGGTCCTGAGTCACAAAAAATGACACCATATTTCTACTTTGTCTCTGTCACACTAATAGGTCACTATAAAAAGCACTTTAAAACTAAAAGGCAAAGGATCCACTCAGCACGTGGGAGAGTCCTCCTTAAACTGTTCTCTTTCCATTGCAGGATGTGATGTCACACTGCCCATTGCTTCATGTGACAGGCTTTATCTGCATTCACAGCACTGGGACAGCTGCCATCTCCTGTGCTTTTCACACCAGTGCTGTgagaggggcagggcagggctttTTTACATAACCTCTACTCTtgagaaaactatgacaaaataatggggcttgcccaaggtcaccccaCAAATCAGCACCTGACTTCTTGTCCAGGGCTCTTTCCATCCTGAAATAATGGATCAATATAGGCAACATCTGTTGTCTTTGCCTACTGGCCATTTTACTAGTAACTAGGGCTCctagacagaagatgagatggctggatgacatcaccgactcgatggacatgagtttgggtgaactccaggaggtggtgatggacagggaggcctggcatgctacgattcatggggtcacaaagagtcggacacgactgaacgactgaactgaactgagggctcctagataaaatacaggatactcagttaaatttgaatttcagataaataataataaaagttttattgtaaatattttccattgAGACCACCAAACAGAGGCAACACTGACAGAGTTTGTAACTCTGGTCAACAGGTTAAAATATGGGAGGATGATATGGGTCTGGATGTACTTGGAAGGTGTGGAGAACCCCCTCGACTGGGGCTGGAAGTTGGCAAGCCTGCTTTGTGGTAGCAAGTGTCTCAAATTTTGAGTTTTGGGGATTCAGATCATGTGTCTATGGAGTGAAAGGATTTTAGGTAAGTTGGTAGAAGTATGTCAGGAAGTTGATGTACACTGAACACATACGGCAGCCCTTAATATGATCCTACAGAAAACAAAGGTGTTTTGgttaaaagcagagaaagaagaaaatacagcttAGCTGACAGATTCTTTTTGACCACAGCTAGGAacgcatgggcttcccaggtcattcagtggtaaagaatcctgaatgcagaagacacaggggacacaggttcaatccctggggtcaggaagatcccctggagaaggaaatggcaacccactccagtactcttgcctgaagaatcccatggacagaggagcctggcgggctacagtccatgtggtggcaaggagtcggacacgactgagcagttaaCCACAGCCACAGGAATGCAAACTGCTCAAGAGTTAGAAAATCTTGAACTCTGCAGGGCAGAAGTACAATTTTTTGGCTCATGGTAAAGATTCAACATGCAAAAGTATAGGGACAATTGTGATGTTGATTATAAATTATGTGTATTAATGggggatttccttgcagttcagtggttaggactccaggcttccactgcaggggatatgggttcaatccctggtcagcgaactaagatTCTCTATGCTACTcgatgcagccaaaaacaaaccaaCCTACAAATCGTGtccatttgtcaaaattcataaaatgctacacttcaataaatctgattttttaaaaaagaaagcaaaaaacctGATGATAACAAATGCTCACAAGAATGAGCAGGAACTCAAATTgagatacaaagaaaagaaaagaaaaaaaagttgaagcaaattatataaacaaatatttggcACAATGGAGTTTTTAAAATCTATCCctgttaaaaagaatatttatgggaaagggcagaaaacaaagaaagtagGTATCTTAACTACCTTTGGcagtatcagaaaaaaagaaaggtttaaaTGATAAAGTGAGATAAAAATTGCAGGGAGGAGAGATTCTGTAGTTCATGAAGGTATTTATCCCTGGACAAAATGTCTAGGTAAGCAACACCTCCACAAAATGAAATGGGCTTTCCAAGCAGGAAACTAACAAGCCCACCTCACAATTAGAAATGGCTGATGCGTTAATACCTTGATACCATCCAAATCCAGAAAGCAGAGGACCAGTGAGGAAACGTCAGCACAGAAGACAAGGGGCCCCGTGCTCACCGTGTTTCCCACAGTCTTCCAGGCCCACAGCCTTGAGGTCCACACTGTGAATCTTGCACAAGACTCTGTTCATGGCAATATAGATGGCCCGCCTCTGGCTGGGCTCCAAGCCTGGCGGAGAGGGGTCTTTGTTGATGAGGCCTGGGCAGTATTCCATCAGATAGAAGGGGTTGGCGACGATGCTGGGAGGGACACAAGCAGGGTATTTCAGTGGCCTGTGATGTGGCAGGCCGTTAGTCAGGGCACTGCTCTGTCCTGTGTGTAAGCTCTGAATGCTGGGTGGGAGTACTGGaagcttcctttttcttctgcatATAAGCAGAGGTTAGAAGTATTCCCTCTCCAAAccaatccacacacacacacacacacacacacacacacacacacatccctgttTACACTCCCTTGCCAGCATGCCTCTCTTCTCTTTGGTCCACTTGTAGAAGGTATCAGAATGGGATTAAGTGTGATAATATAGGAAAGCAACTGTTGAGAGGGGGTCAGAGTCACACAGAATCAGGCTTAAGTCCCACCTCTGCCTTTCCTAGCGATGTGATCCTGAGGAACATAGTAaacctctctgagcttgtttTTCTTAATCTTCAAGGGGCAGTTATAAGAATTAAGGGAGAAAATTTATATATGGAGTGTCTGAAATGTGTCTGGCTCCAGTGAAGATTCTATAAGTATCCCTTCCCGTTAGATATAATTTCATCATTATTCAGTGGTTTGAATGGCATACAAAATGTCATTAATCCATCTCTTCATCATTCCTAGAAATCAGCTTAGTACTCTAGAAAGTTGTTTTGAAAATTCTACCATTAGGACTGTTTATCCTGACTTGAACATGGATAAGATATTAAGTTATACAATTctttttaattatcttaaatgtaatactgctatgaaagaaaatatctttatttttaggaGATGTATGCTGCCTCGAGCTTATTTCTAAAGGTTCAAtcttatttatatacatttattaaaaagatacTTATTGGGAcctccttgatggtccagtgattaaaagtccatgctcctaatgcagggggcacaggtctgatccctggtcagggaactaagatcccacatgccatacaccacagcaaaaaaaattaaatatatataaaaacaaaaataaaaatatatatgtatatatatgcatacatatatatatttgtttacaaaataatcctttataattatttaacaaaattattaaatgttaTAAGACAATATtatcttataaaattatattatgtaattattactatttctataatattttatatatataaaatacacttacatacatacatacacatatatagaaagcaaatatggcaaaatgttaacaatgttTCCATCTAGCTGAAGTATAAGTGGGTGCTtattatgctattttt harbors:
- the ACAD10 gene encoding LOW QUALITY PROTEIN: acyl-CoA dehydrogenase family member 10 (The sequence of the model RefSeq protein was modified relative to this genomic sequence to represent the inferred CDS: substituted 1 base at 1 genomic stop codon); this encodes MCLRQLLQSSQLQRAWRAAFLKHVQGRHPGAWRWTHSGGGPYRAVIFDMGGVLLPSPGRVAAGPLELLQFDHGQSNPTYYVKLANHQLVLRKKPPGTLLPSVHAVEREFRMMEALVNAGAHKPKVLHLCEESSIVANPFYLMEYCPGLINKDPSPPGLEPSQRRAIYIAMNRVLCKIHSVDLKAVGLEDCGKHGQASSATVKQTGKLTEFMCNLAWDFPIKEGFQVFKEMLATKPLMGSHHSWSRPQSLLSTPGMRSYVTSTDSSPAHASKGALIFSPEGLPPXVRELYQRLKEFMERHVYPAELELQRHQVSAERWTPSPLVEDLKEKAKAEGLWNLFLPLETDPEKKYGAGLTNVEYAHLCEVMGTSLYAPEIFNCSAPDTGNMELLVRYGTEEQKARWLIPLLEGKARSCFAMTEPQVASSDATNIESSIREEDGFYVINGHKWWITGILDPRCQLCVFMGKTDPHAPRHQQQSMFLVPMDTPGIKIIRPLRVYGLEDAPGGHGEVLFEQVRVPKENIILGPGRGFEILLGRLGSGRIHHCMRLIGCSERALALIKARVKSRMAFGKPLVEQGMVLADIALSRVEIEQARLLVLKAAHVMDVAGNKAAALDIAMIKMVAPSMASRVIDRAIQVFGAAGLSSDHPLAQFFVGVRVLRLADQVHQRSVAKMELKHRS